The window TGCAATCCGCCTTTGTATCGATACATGTCTGCGGAGACCTGATTGGCCATCGAGTCCATATCGGCTCCCGACTCTATGGATTCAGCAAGCCGACGCGCATCCTCGAAACCTGGCACCGACAAGGAGCGAATCTGCATCCTGGAATAGTTCACCAGAAAATACTCGAGGACAGCTTCTTCGCTGATCTCACGATCGAATATAACCGAATCGGCGACGTACTGCTTGATTGCATTCCTCATGCGAGATTCGGCCAGTGTCTCCTGCAGCCATTCTTCCTGGTCGAGTCCCAGCGAGAATGCTTCCTGCACCAGGAGCTTATCGTTGATTAGCTTGTCGAGAAGTCCGCGATAGTGGAAAGTCTCCTTCTTCCCCTCGCGAAGAGTAGAATGAACGCGCATCAACTCTCTGTCGAGTTCGGAAGAGTTAATTGTTTCCCCATTGACGGTTGCCAGAACTCGTTCGTTTTGCTCCGATTCCTGAGATGCAGCCGATGACCTCAGAATCAACGTCGCCGCGAGCGACAGAGTCAGACAGACAGCAAATTTCATGAAGCTACGCATTCTATCTGTTTCCTTGTTTGTTGTCACTTCCACCACCGGCGAACCATTCTTTTCTGTGCGATTCCAGTTTATCCAGAAGCGAGTGCGCCATGTTACCGGCCAGTCTGCCGATTGAATGGCATTCACCCATCCCAAGTACGATTTCAGAATCGGTTCCATTGCGGGCAATCTCGCATGAACCAACTATTCTGCCTGTGCGAGTCTCTATCAGCCTGCCGCTGATTTCTATCCCGGGACTTGAACCGGTTACGTCGGCTAATCCTCGCTTGAATCGATCCACAGTGCCGGTTACGACAAAATCGACTCCCAGGCTGTCATGCAAAAGCCGTAGTGATTTTATATCCACAGCACCTCGAGGCTGTTCTCCGATCATTCGAAACATCTCGTTCACCTCGCCCGGCTCTTCGACGTTCAATCCACGACCGACCATTTCGGAGAGCAGCACGGATGTTATGATCGATCCGGCTTGCCGATTGTCGGAGAGGTTGTCGAATGGGACCAGAGCATACTTGTCAGCGTCGGCATCGATTGGAACAGCCGCGCGATCTCTAATGACATAGTTGTTGAGGCTCTTGAATACTCTCTCCACGAGCTTCTCCGCAAGTGTTTCAGCCGATGTGATCCGCCCAATGCCGAACAACCCGGCAAAGTCATTTCCTGTAGCTGCTTCCGAGATTGCCCAAACGATCCGTCCGGCTTCAATATCAAGAAGCCGCACAGAGATGCCGGCCTCAGGAACTTCACCATCAAAATAAATGTCGCACGAACCGAGCATGAGGAATTCGGCTCCGAGATCATCAGCAAGCACAGAAGCTCCATCGACTGTGATCTCACCGGCGCTCCTGATGCGATGATGGCGCAGAGCCTGCCGCAAACTGTCGAATTCTATCGAGGCGAGAGTCCCTCGGTCAAACTGATCCTCAATGAGAGAATCGATCAGAGCCACAGCCGCCACATTATCGCAGTAGTCGACCAACGGCAGAACCGCTATGACTGGGTACGTATCGGTCAGTGAAGCATTTTTGAAATCGGAATCTCCGGCACATGCTGATGATGCAGCCGCTATGCTGAGAACGGCGCAGAGAGTCATCAGTTGTATTAGTATGTGTTTTCCGGCTTTCATTGGACTTATCAGTCGATTAGAGAATTCAGAACAGCTTTCACGCAGCTACTGGTAACTTCGCTCAGCGACTTGCCACCGGTTCCAAAGAGAGATGACCAGAATCCCTTGCCGCTGCTTGTTTTGGTCGTAGACCATACTGTCGCCCCCGTTTCGGTTTCAACCATTCGTACAACGAGAGTGACCGTGTTGGAGGTTGCTCCACCGCTCCTGATGCTTGCAGATTCATTTACTGTGCCAAGTATGATGCCCTGGGCCCCCAGTTCCTTGCCGACACTGATGATCTGCTCCTGCGTGAGCTCCGAAGTACGGACCAAAGATTTCTCCATCAAGATTCTGCTTACCTCTCCCGGTTCCACAACATCGAACACCTGTTTTGCAAGCAGCTCGGTGACAAAGATCCTGCTGACTCGTGCCCCGGCTCCCTTGTCGTTCGAGAGATTATCAAACGGGACCACCGCTACTCTTTCGAGATACTGGAAACTGTACTCGGGATGAACGAACGTGGTCGAATTCGATCCGGCGCAATTGAGTCCTAACAATATAGTGAGAACCAGCGATGCGGGAACAATCAGTCTTGATTTCTTATTCGAAGAACGGTTCACTTAAAATCCAGTTTTCAAGCCAGCCTGAATCGACGTAGTCTCAGGCAAATCGCTGAGTCCGGAACTATTCTGTGAGAGACTCAGGAACAGTGTACTCCTCTTACTGATAAGGTAACTCATCCGCAAATTGTTCCTCTCACTGAGCACACCGGAGTTCCCATCCGCGAACGTAGCAAGCGCACCAAAAGTCAGCTTGCGGGTAACACTCCAGCTAAAGTTATACTCTTGAAACACATAACGCAAGCCATTGTCATCATTTACAGATACAGACCCACGCATAAGGATGGAACTGGTCGCTCTGAAGTCGAAATTGCCCCCGTACATCCGCCTGAGTCTAGCTCCTCCCAGGTTCAGATCATCGGTGGTCTGTCGCAGATAGGAGAATCCGACATCGAGAGATCTGCGGAGATTGGCATCGATAGAGGCCCTGTAAGTCCAGGTGTCGAACATGTTGAATGTGTCGAATCGATTATCGCGTGTATAGCTGGCGCTCGATGTCATCTTCAGCGTAGGGAGAACGGACCCTGAAACCTGAAACAGCAGATTGTTTGTCTCCAGTGTTCTAACATGATCGATGTAGCCCGTCCTGCTGGCTCCTGATATCGTGAATTGCAGCGTCTGAAGCGGAGTCAGGAGAAGGACGTATGTTAGATTGTCATTTCGGTTTGTCGTGCCGGTTGTGACGAATTCTTCGGAACCGGATGTAAATCCTACAATCTGTCTGATAGCAGCCGTTGGCGTATGCTTCGTGGAAAAGGCATAGTATATACGATCCTGCCTTTCCCTGAGATCGCCACGGGATTCCTTCCTGTAGGAGATATCGAACGACGATTGGAGTGAGTTTGAGAATCTGAATCTTGTGTTGAGATCGACGAGATGATATGCCTGCGTTCTGGTTCCCTTATCCTGATCGGTTGATGTCAAAAGGGCTTCGATCTCGGTTACAAATACTGTCTGCACGTCATTTATGCCCGAATTGACTGCCTTTATATAGCGCGTCGATAATGGTGTAAATATAATCTCGTATCTATTGAAGCTTGTGTTGTATGCAACCGAAGTGGCCGTACCTGTGGGCTCCCATGTCAGATTGTCAGTCGATACGAAGACTCTCCAGTTAAGAAGCGAGCTCGAAGGACGATCCGTATAAACATAAATTGCGCTGACATCACGTTCGAAATCAAATGCAATTCCCAGATTATGATCCGGGCGGGCATCACCCAGGTCTATCGTGGGAAATGCCGGGGTCTCTGTGTTGCCATCACCGAGGGAGCTGAGCGTATCGAGCTCGCCGACATCGGGACTAGGATCATGAGCATATAACGCGGTCGATATCGGAATCAGCGTAAGGCTCTTTCCGTCCACCGCCAGCTCTGTTGTCTGAGAATAATGATTGAATGTATATCCGGTGCCGATGCTCACTCTCTCCCCAAAGAAGTCAGTAGACTGTTGCCAGCGTGCCAGATGCCTCACTTCGTCAATCACCAGATCAGAAAAGCGATTGTCATTGTTTCGAAGGGTCAGTCCATAGTAGAGGTGGTTATTGCGAAAATTATAGTCGAGACTGGACCGAAGAAGGCGCTCTCGGGTATCCCTGCCGCTGATTTCAGTATCATTATATGTCCTGCTCAGATCATAACGAACGCTCAGAATCGGATATGTTATCATTCGCGTCGCAAACATAAGGCCGATATTATCGCGATAGAGATCGACAGTCCCGCCGCTGGTAGACGATTTCTGTCTGCGAGCATTTCCGCTGATCAGATAATTCGGGTGCTTCCATATCAATTCACCCGCCGGCTGATATTCTGTCCGCCATGAGTTCTGACCGAGTGACTGGTCGACATCGAGATCGTAATACCGCATCGATGCGCGCAATTCAAGATGCGAGAGCATCTTCTTCGACCAATGGAAGGAATATTGCTGATTAAGAGACTTAGTTGATATGTCGTCGGTGTTTGATGATACACCGGTGATGCTCAAATTACCCCGGAGGTTATCGGAAAACAGAGCGGCGTCTGCTCGGAAGCACACAACGAACATCAGTGCCGCAATTACCAATGCGGTCAGTTCGATGAGTCTCGCCTTCGGTGTTCCTGAAGCTCTGTTAGTCATGGTTTTTGTTGTCTCTCTTCTCTCACCTTCGTCACAGGACGCCCAAGTCTCGTTGAACCTGGGCGCCCTGCAATCTCACACTTCCCAATCAGATTCTGTCCATACCGATGGACATGTAGTGGTTGTGCATCATGCTACAGAATTTCGTCATTCACGTCCTTAGCATGGCATTTGTTGCACAGCGACCGCTGATTCGGGCTGGAGTACGGATCCGGAATGGCGTACGATCCTGACTCCAGACCATCCTCTTCGAGCAGCGTGACATTGAAGTCCCAGCGACCGGCGTTCGGAGCCGACGTTGCGTGCGCGCGGTGGCATGTCAGGCACATGACCTCGCTGCTGGCCGACGGGCCTGCGGTGCTGGTAGTTGTCATTGCGGCATCTTCAAACGGCACTGCTGCAAGGTAAGACGTCGCCGGAGTTCCGCCGCCGATGTCTTCGGTACCATTGTACACGCCGTATCTGGTCGAAATGGTTCCGCCAAGAGCTTCACCACTTGGATGTTCAAGAAGGCCGGCGCCATCATGGAAATCGCCGTGGCAGTTTCCACACCATGCACTCATGCCGCCCTGATAGGCGGTATGGTTAGCATTCGACTCGGGAGCGGCAGAGCCGGAGAGGCTGATACCGGTTGCGGTCGGTGCAGCATTGTTAAATGTGAACAGACCATCCTGAATAGTGCCAATACCGTACAGCAGACGGAAATTTGTGTTTCCGTGCGGGTCGTGGCAGCTTGAGCAGCCGAGAGACGACGACGGAAATGCGCCACCCGGTGATGACAATAGTGTACCGTCAGCACCGACTAACTTTGACGGAGCATTGATATTGTGACCAGCAGCATCGCCACTGATCGGACTGGTACCGCCGCCGTGACCGTCATTCAAGTTATCTTCCAGCAGGAATACGAAGTTCCCACCACCCCTTGTGTCTGGAGGGGCAAGAGGGTCAGCGGCAAAAACGCCACGTCCTCCGGTGGCATGGCAGGAAAGACAGACATCACTTGGAGTCTCGTCTTTAAGAAGCCATGCGTTGCCACTTGGGCTATCCGGATCAACAAGCGCGCCATCTTCGCTGTTGTGCATGGTGTGGCAGCCATTGCAGTGGGCAACACCAGCGTCGTGGAAGGCGAATGCGCTGCCGCTGAGACTCAGGCAGAGTCCGGCGACAAGTAAG is drawn from Candidatus Zixiibacteriota bacterium and contains these coding sequences:
- a CDS encoding CsgG/HfaB family protein; its protein translation is MNRSSNKKSRLIVPASLVLTILLGLNCAGSNSTTFVHPEYSFQYLERVAVVPFDNLSNDKGAGARVSRIFVTELLAKQVFDVVEPGEVSRILMEKSLVRTSELTQEQIISVGKELGAQGIILGTVNESASIRSGGATSNTVTLVVRMVETETGATVWSTTKTSSGKGFWSSLFGTGGKSLSEVTSSCVKAVLNSLID